A section of the Pseudomonas sp. FP453 genome encodes:
- the metK gene encoding methionine adenosyltransferase: protein MSEYSLFTSESVSEGHPDKIADQISDAVLDAIIAEDKFARVACETLVKTGVAIIAGEVTTTAWVDLEQIVRDVITDIGYNSSDVGFDGATCGVMNIIGKQSPDINQGVDRAKPEDQGAGDQGLMFGYASNETDVLMPAPITFSHQLVQRQAEARKSGLLPWLRPDAKSQVTCRYEGGKVVGIDAVVLSTQHNPDVSYADLREGVMELIVKHVLPAELLSKDTQFHINPTGQFIIGGPVGDCGLTGRKIIVDSYGGMARHGGGAFSGKDPSKVDRSAAYAGRYVAKNIVAAGLAERCEIQVSYAIGVAQPTSISLNTFGTGKISDDKIVKLVREIFDLRPYAITTMLDLLHPMYQETAAYGHFGRTPAQKTVGDDTFTTFTWEKTDRADDLRVAAGL, encoded by the coding sequence ATGAGCGAATACTCCCTTTTCACCTCCGAGTCCGTGTCTGAAGGGCATCCGGACAAAATCGCCGACCAGATTTCTGACGCGGTGCTGGACGCCATCATTGCTGAAGACAAGTTCGCCCGTGTGGCGTGCGAGACTCTGGTGAAAACCGGTGTAGCGATCATCGCTGGCGAAGTGACCACCACCGCCTGGGTTGACCTGGAGCAGATCGTCCGTGACGTGATCACCGACATCGGCTACAACAGCTCCGACGTCGGTTTCGACGGCGCCACCTGCGGCGTGATGAACATCATCGGCAAGCAGTCCCCCGACATCAACCAGGGTGTCGACCGCGCCAAGCCTGAAGATCAGGGCGCCGGCGACCAGGGCCTGATGTTCGGCTACGCCAGCAACGAAACCGACGTGCTGATGCCAGCACCGATCACCTTCTCGCACCAGCTGGTACAACGCCAGGCCGAAGCCCGCAAAAGCGGCCTGCTGCCATGGCTGCGTCCGGACGCCAAGTCCCAGGTGACCTGCCGTTACGAAGGCGGCAAAGTCGTCGGTATCGACGCCGTGGTCCTGTCGACCCAGCACAACCCGGACGTGTCCTACGCCGACCTGCGCGAAGGCGTGATGGAGCTGATCGTCAAGCACGTGCTGCCGGCCGAACTGCTGAGCAAGGACACCCAGTTCCACATCAACCCGACTGGCCAGTTCATCATCGGCGGCCCGGTGGGCGACTGCGGCCTGACCGGCCGCAAGATCATCGTCGACAGCTACGGCGGCATGGCCCGTCACGGCGGCGGCGCGTTCTCCGGTAAAGACCCGTCCAAGGTTGACCGTTCGGCCGCCTACGCCGGTCGTTACGTGGCCAAGAACATCGTCGCGGCCGGCCTGGCCGAGCGTTGCGAGATTCAGGTTTCCTACGCGATTGGTGTGGCCCAGCCTACGTCGATCTCACTGAATACCTTCGGCACCGGCAAGATCAGCGACGACAAGATCGTCAAGCTGGTGCGTGAGATCTTCGACCTGCGCCCGTACGCCATCACCACCATGCTCGACCTGCTGCACCCGATGTACCAGGAAACCGCAGCCTACGGCCATTTCGGTCGCACGCCTGCACAGAAGACCGTCGGCGACGACACCTTCACCACGTTCACCTGGGAAAAAACCGACCGCGCCGACGACCTGCGCGTCGCTGCCGGCCTGTAA